From Acidobacteriota bacterium, a single genomic window includes:
- a CDS encoding BlaI/MecI/CopY family transcriptional regulator — MTEELSRDRRLDGLPDLAASELDVLSVLWADGRRSAREVHEALADTHDWAYSTTRTVLDRMVKKGLVDKVSFHRMWLFEPAISRPRGLARRVRDFADKVLGLDAAAVVPLFARGNALTAEEIDELSRLLETEETAR, encoded by the coding sequence TGCCGGACCTCGCCGCTTCGGAACTCGACGTGCTGTCGGTGCTGTGGGCCGACGGCCGCCGCAGTGCCCGGGAGGTTCACGAGGCTCTCGCCGACACCCACGATTGGGCCTATTCGACTACCCGCACGGTGCTCGACCGCATGGTCAAGAAAGGCCTGGTCGACAAGGTGAGCTTTCATCGCATGTGGCTGTTTGAGCCGGCCATCAGCCGGCCGCGCGGCCTGGCGCGGCGGGTGCGCGACTTCGCCGACAAGGTCCTAGGCCTCGATGCGGCGGCCGTCGTGCCGCTGTTTGCCCGCGGCAACGCCCTCACCGCCGAGGAGATCGACGAACTCTCCCGGCTGCTCGAAACCGAGGAGACGGCGCGATGA